One Spea bombifrons isolate aSpeBom1 chromosome 1, aSpeBom1.2.pri, whole genome shotgun sequence DNA window includes the following coding sequences:
- the LOC128491352 gene encoding zinc finger MYM-type protein 1-like, with protein MDIRKFFTNKSSQASTSSSDTCKQKEIPESPVLHHFVETENVYAETVSLEAVDLMSDSSDGEEDHASVPAIKTIEDVNSKSKTYTKGKCISLPADEQKTLRTAVVPNQPDYKTIPAQTIVTQKAKKRVLNFQECWYENFPWLHYSFALEGVLCFYCAKAAVLNLTHLERNTEPAFVCMGFKNWKKAIEKFKKHQSCSAHTYSMKQLLHHKGSQPINAQLSLQIQQQQNDAWLCLIKIVQTIALLAKQGLPLRGHDDNDGNFKQFLLARADDLPYLKKWITHKMEYMSPDIQNEILQLLSHSVLHLIRKKIGNNAFAVIVDGTQDISGQEQESFCIRYVDQDFYPHEDFIGLYQVDETSGSAIAKIVKDALCRNGLCMSMLRGQTYDGASNMAGKYHGAQALIRQEQPLAIYVHCGAHCTNLVMQAAAHQCPIMEDALMCVQDLGNLFGQSVKCRTTFSEIVQREAEGPLKVIHIKPLCPTRWTVRVKSVKKVLDNYELILQTLEEFANSRGSGDVHSRARGLLQQFRQGKILLGLQISLTIMEILECLNKALQGNKQTISGLLASVQHTHDAIQKLRCDTSFERLLTANMHLVEKYQLKEVNVPRQPKVPKRLQHGPTEQFHAKTVKEYYCPQYFQLIDAILTQLMQRFDQEGLLIYEKLEQCLLTGQASEGLLQYPEIEHNLLSAQITTLSSVHKYTSVSEVVEILRKMPARERCFFSEVEKMVRILLTVPASSCEAERSFSALRRLKTWLRSTMTQKRLNHVAICNIHRDIMDELELEAIAKEFAMRCDRRKKVFGF; from the coding sequence ATGGATATCCGCAAGTTTTTTACAAATAAGTCTAGTCAAGCAAGTACATCAAGCTCAGACACATGTAAGCAAAAAGAGATACCTGAGTCACCAGTTTTGCACCATTTTGTTGAGACAGAAAATGTATATGCAGAAACTGTGTCTTTAGAAGCAGTTGACCTTATGAGTGACTCAAGTGATGGTGAGGAAGACCATGCTAGTGTTCCAGCAATCAAAACTATAGAAGATGTTAATAGTAAATCTAAAACCTACACGAAAGGAAAATGCATTTCTCTTCCAGCTGATGAACAGAAAACACTACGAACAGCAGTAGTACCAAATCAACCAGATTACAAAACAATTCCAGCTCAGACTATTGTAACGCAAAAGGCAAAGAAGCGTGTTTTAAACTTCCAAGAGTGCTGGTACGAAAACTTTCCATGGCTGCACTACAGTTTTGCTCTTGAAGGAGTGCTATGTTTTTACTGTGCTAAAGCTGCAGTCCTAAATCTGACACATCTCGAAAGGAATACTGAGCCAGCATTTGTGTGTATGGGCtttaaaaattggaaaaaagctattgaaaagtttaaaaaacatcaGAGTTGTTCTGCTCATACGTATTCCATGAAGCAGCTATTGCATCATAAAGGTTCACAGCCCATTAATGCCCAGCTTTCATTACAAATTCAACAGCAACAGAATGATGCCTGGTTGTGTCTCATCAAGATAGTCCAAACAATAGCCTTGTTGGCAAAACAGGGTCTCCCTCTTCGTGGCCATGACGACAATGATGGGAATTTTAAGCAGTTTCTACTTGCACGAGCAGATGATTTGCCTTATCTAAAAAAATGGATAACACACAAAATGGAATACATGAGTCCAGACATTCAAAATGAAATTTTGCAGTTATTATCTCATTCCGTATTACACCTTATACGGAAAAAGATTGGGAATAATGCCTTTGCAGTTATTGTTGATGGCACACAAGACATATCTGGTCAAGAACAAGAAAGTTTCTGTATCCGCTATGTTGATCAAGACTTTTACCCGCACGAGGACTTTATAGGCTTATATCAAGTTGATGAAACAAGTGGATCTGCAATTGCAAAGATTGTCAAGGATGCTTTATGCCGCAATGGGCTTTGTATGTCAATGTTGCGAGGGCAAACATATGATGGAGCGTCAAATATGGCTGGTAAATATCATGGTGCTCAGGCATTAATAAGGCAGGAACAGCCACTTGCCATTTATGTCCATTGCGGTGCACATTGCACAAACTTAGTTATGCAGGCTGCAGCACATCAATGTCCAATAATGGAAGATGCACTTATGTGTGTGCAAGATCTTGGCAATCTCTTTGGGCAATCTGTGAAATGCAGGACcacattttcagaaattgtgCAACGTGAAGCTGAAGGACCTCTTAAAGTCATACATATTAAACCATTGTGCCCAACACGCTGGACCGTTAGAGTAAAGTCAGTGAAAAAAGTCCTGGATAATTATGAGCTGATTTTACAAACACTTGAAGAATTTGCAAATTCCAGAGGTAGTGGAGACGTACATTCACGTGCACGCGGCCTACTTCAACAATTTAGGCAAGGTAAAATCCTGTTAGGGCTTCAAATCTCTCTTACCATCATGGAGATCTTAGAATGTCTGAATAAAGCCTTGCAAGGCAATAAACAAACCATATCAGGACTTTTAGCATCTGTTCAGCATACCCATGATGCTATACAAAAGTTACGCTGTGACACGTCGTTTGAAAGGCTTCTTACTGCCAATATGCATTTAGTTGAAAAATACCAGCTAAAAGAGGTTAATGTACCAAGGCAACCCAAAGTTCCTAAACGTCTTCAACATGGGCCAACTGAACAATTCCATGCAAAAACTGTGAAGGAATACTATTGCCCTCAGTATTTCCAACTGATTGATGCTATATTAACTCAGTTAATGCAGCGCTTTGACCAAGAAGGCTTACTGATATATGAAAAACTGGAACAATGTCTCTTGACAGGACAAGCTAGTGAAGGTCTTCTCCAGTATCCAGAGATTGAACATAATCTTCTCTCTGCCCAGATAACCACCTTATCTAGTGTTCACAAGTACACTTCTGTCTCAGAGGTTGTAGAAATTTTACGAAAGATGCCTGCCAGAGAGAGATGCTTTTTTTCTGAAGTTGAAAAAATGGTCAGAATCCTACTAACTGTTCCTGCTTCCTCCTGTGAAGCTGAGAGAAGTTTTAGCGCGTTGCGTAGATTAAAAACCTGGTTGAGGTCCACAATGACACAGAAAAGATTAAACCATGTTGCTATATGCAACATCCATAGAGACATAATGGATGAACTAGAACTCGAAGCCATAGCAAAGGAATTTGCAATGCGCTGTGATCGCCGCAAAAAGGTTTTTGGATTTTAA